The Acipenser ruthenus unplaced genomic scaffold, fAciRut3.2 maternal haplotype, whole genome shotgun sequence DNA segment GGGACTGGCTCGGTACGCCCAGAGAGTAGCACATCTTGTAGCGGCACATACCTGTCGCCGTCCTCAGCATCTGAAGATGAtgattcctcctcctcctcctcctcctcctcctatacAGAGCATGGACCTTCAAGCCCCGAGCCAAGAAGCCAACGTGACCGTGAGttcagactctgtgtgtgtgtgtgtgtgtgtgtgtgtgtgtgtaacccgttttttattttcctgtgCCTTTCAGCCAAAGCGCTTCAGCTGTACCGAGCGTTTCTGTCAGACCGCTACCCACTGCAAAGGGCCGGGACAACACGAAACAGGCGGTTCAGCATATCCGACTATTCTTGCAACACATGGCCAGGTTACCAGAGGGGCCAGTCAGGAACGACTTGCGGTTCTTGCGCCACGCCTCACGGAGCCAGTCGTGGTAATACTCGTAAAGTACAAGCTCCATCGACCCCGTCTGTTTAGACAAACCACTGAACGTCCCATGTCCTTCTTTCATTACAGGTGGTTCGATGAGTTGATGAGATCAGGATTGAAACCTACCACGGTCCACAGTTACCTACAGGACGTACTTTCTTTCCTGCGGTACCTGCATGAGGCTGACTTAAGCCACGTAAAAACTTTCTGAACGGAACATACGCTCGTTAATGTTCCTCCTCAAATCGTTCAGAAAGCAGGGGAAAAGGCAACTCTCGCTGCACCGTCAATTGGTACAAGACCATGGGCAAGGTATTTCTGCGGTGTTTTTGTTGTTcgtctttttgtgtattttatagtaTCGGCTCATGTGTGCATTCATGTCTGTTTCGCAGAGCGGCTCATCCCTAAAAACAAGCTCCAGTGCTTTAACCAGCAATGCGAGACGGCGATACCTGAACTACTTGGTAAGCCTTGCAATGCACACGTACTCGCCTGTCGTCTGGGCGCTCACAGCTGACTGCCTGCTCCCCTTGTCTTTACAGATCTCTGCGAGTCGGCACCTTCCAACGCCTGCACCCTGGTCGGCCTTCTGTGCGGGAGGCTGTTGTTGCACAATGGTCATCGTAGGGGGGTCGTAATGAATATGAGTCTGCTTGACTTTGACGGTGCCAAAGCCTACACGGGGGAGTTCCACATCAGCGTGCGTAACAATTTTAATGTTTGTCGACTACACTTCTTGGGGCTGCTGctatctactggtggaaaataagtATAACATTGGGGGAAATTATATATACCCTCTCCAACAGGTGAGTAACCACAAAATGGCAGCGACCTTCGGGAAAGCGGTGTTGGTGGTGAGCACCCTGGAGCATCAATGGCTCTTGCGGTATGCCGCAATGAGACACAAACTCCCGGGATACAGCTACAAACCAACCACGTTTTTCTTTACCAACAAGGGCAACCCTATCAAGAAGATCGGAAGAGCCATTTCGAAAGCTTGGAAGTACTGGGGGCTGGGAGACGACATTACCACAGGCATGATTCGCTCTGCGGTGGTCACCTATGTAAGAAGGACTTGACCACTGCCCAGTGGTGTTTGCAGCACGTAAAGGCAACTTCACTAACCTGACTCATTTTTCTTTACTCCCTAGACTTGGGCAACTCATAACGAAGTTAACAAAACTGCAGTTTCGAGACACATGGCGCACAGCCTGAGAACACAGGAGAGCTTCTACGTCCATGACCAAGCCCCGGCTGACCACCAACGAGCAAGACGCCTCATCGGGGAGAGCCTGGAGCTTACCGACAGCCTGCCGCCCCTGGTCGCTCACTCTGCCTCCACAGAGGACACCTGTTTAAATGCACCGTCTCAGGATCTGTCTGATTTTAATAAAGTGCTTTAGACTCAAAACCTTGGCTGTTTTCATTGGTCGCATGTTCCTAGCTATGACCCCTGGGCTTGCActcccgcactgggcttgtgtcacaggcatccatccccctgccctggccgcgtccatggccggtgaaaaggatggagcgtcccaaagcccagcatccgactgcgatgcaagtgccgtcccactctccagctctcccactctccgttgcaggcacgcagctccagctgtggcccatcaaaactagtgtgactcggatttagggttagggtcacactcgtttccgtgctaaaggtcttgttttgtagctcgcagtaatacctttccaggcataccttgatcctgtggttatttaaatattaattcaaaaaaaaaaaaaaaacctgaacgggacgttttttcgccaaatgtaaacgaaacctatttaaggtcgttatttagtgtagcagtcgaataaaaactcgagtgcggtgttgttctgtagcttgcaatcatacctatccaacgatacctcgtatgaggtggtagctccaggggttattgaaatattaattttaatgtgattcccattgaaacgtataggcgttttcaccaaaaacgtaAGAAACAGACAcaattgaataaaaactctgtttttcaacggattggtctcaactttggtacacaattgctacctactaccctgatacaggaactgtttgaatggtttctctagcccttactgttccagagaaataaaataaaaaagaagtgaatttgcatctgccagtaatctttttattttttttcttatcaatcagtttttgcaggattcattacaaggccactgaatactgttagagactaattctctgatactacagccatttaaatggagcttctatctggtcgcacagccgagaaacacttaaaaaggttctgatcaaatgtgctgcaatctctcggtatgagtccatctaaggcaagctgctgcatttcaaccaaaagccccataaacctgtgcttctacatttattatctgcatataatacaggtactctgtagcaattttcagccacctaccacattcgctgattctttgagagcctgccaaaattgttacaaatgacccataggcttaaagcagcggtcgccttagttgaatgggaaaaaagctgaattttgtaggaatcgctctaaaaaccctgggctcagttacaggctgttagtctgatactacagcccttggaatggtgtttctacctgcttgcatggcttcaaaatccttccaaatgtactttttcaaggggcctgcagtgcacttagaagtggcatttaaggacaggggcagcgtcggaaccgaaaggcccagcaacctgtgcttttccaccacttatctgcatgtcctacaggtactctgtagcaattttcagccacctaccacattcgctgattctttgagagcctgccaaaattgttacaaatgacccataggcttaaagcagcggtcgccttagttgaatgggaaaaaagctgaattttgtaggaatcgctctaaaaaccctgggctcagttacaggctgttagtctgatactacagcccttggaatggtgtttctacctgcttgcatggcttcaaaatccttccaaatgtactttttcaaggggcctgcagtgcacttagaagtggcatttaaggacaggggcagcgtcggaaccgaaaggcccagcaacctgtgcttttccaccacttatctgcatgtcctacaggtactctgtagcaattttcagccccctaccacattcgctgattctttgagagcctgccaaaattggcttaaaaactcattaaaatgtactttttcaagtatttgaatggttgccgactccaattctaggggctgctgccatctactggtggaaaatatttatgacaccggggatgcaaatgctgttactcttatttgaattgctcaaaaaaatccgatttctgcgggaattcttctaaaaacactgcaggggacgagcaagtgttcagcccgagctcgcggatctccagccgggacccataacactcgtgcacccggggggggggcgtgcattgaatgaattcattcatcgctgttcacacgggacgcgggaccagggctaaccgccgtgcaggtcccccgggggacgccgcaagtgttcagccgagctcggggaacgatagcccggcttcataacactcgtgcacccggggggggggcgtgcattgaatgaattcattcatcgctgttcacacgggacgcgggaccagggctaaccgccgtgcaggtcccccgggggacgccgcaagtgttcagccgagctcggggaacgatagcccggcttcataacactcgtgcacccgggggggggggcgtgcattgaatgaattcattcatcgctgttcacacgggacgcgggaccagggctaaccgccgtgcaggtcccccgggggacgccgcaagtgttcagccgagctcggggaacgatagcccggcttcataacactcgtgcacccgggggggaaagtgcattgaatgaattcattcatcgctgttcacacgggacgcgggaccagggctaaccgccgtgcaggtcccccgggggacgccgcaagtgttcagccgagctcggggaacgatagcccggcttcataacactcgtgcacccgggggggggcgtgcattgaatgaattcattcatcgctgttcacacgggacgcgggaccagggctaaccgccgtgcaggtcccccgggggacgccgcaagtgttcagccgagctcggggaacgatagcccggcttcataacactcgtgcacccgggggggtggcgtgcattgaatgaattcattcatcgctgttcacacgggacgcgggaccagggctaaccgccgtgcaggtcccccgggggacgccgcaagtgttcagccgagctcggggaacgatagcccggcttcataacactcgtgcacccggggggggggcgtgcattgaatgaattcattcatcgctgttcacacgggacgcgggaccagggctaaccgccgcaagtgttcagccgagctcggggaacgatagcccggcttcataacactcgtgcacccggggggggggcgtgcattgaatgaattcattcatcgctgttcacacgggacgcgggaccagggctaaccgccgcaagtgttcagccgagctcggggaacgatagcccggcttcataacactcgtgcacccgggggggaaagtgcattgaatgaattcattcatcgctgttcacacgggacgcgggaccagggctaaccgccgtgcaggtcccccgggggacgccgcaagtgttcagccgagctcgcggatctccagccgggacccataacactcgtgcacccggggggaaagtgcatttaatgaattcattcatcgctgttccgccgtgcagctccccgggggcgggggggacgagcaagtgttcagcccgagctcataacacccgtgcacacgggggggacgtgcaggtatttttttcccccagcagacgggggtcccggccttacactcgggcagctccccggggaatgttagaggtcgtcgcccccgctgctgaggcgctaaagtatccgactgcctggagcgctaaaccggctccgatcggtcagaggggaccgcggggagttagccgtgaatagagcgtcctgctgccttctcgccgagtccgaaaatagccgagagttaagcctctccccgctgtgtcttcggcaaacttccgcaacgtcaggttgggcgggcctctggtcatgtcatgtcataaatcacatgaccagaggcccgtccctcttgaagcggcgagtggctgacgaagccacggcggggaggggcttaactctcggctattttcgctggccttcggggctgcttctaacgggtctccgcagcggcgcttgtgcaggtgttcagccgagctcgcggatctccagccgggacccataacactcgtgcacccggggggggggcgtgcattgaatgaattcattcatcgctgttcacacgggacgcgggaccagggctaaccgccgtgcaggtcccccgggggacgccgcaagtgttcagccgagctcggggaacgatagcccggcttcataacactcgtgcacccggggggggggcgtgcattgaatgaattcattcatcgctgttcacacgggacgcgggaccagggctaaccgccgtgcaggtcccccgggggacgccgcaagtgttcagccgagctcggggaacgatagcccggcttcataacactcgtgcacccggggggggggcgtgcattgaatgaattcattcatcgctgttcacacgggacgcgggaccagggctaaccgccgtgcaggtcccccgggggacgccgcaagtgttcagccgagctcggggaacgatagcccggcttcataacactcgtgcacccggggggggggcgtgcattgaatgaattcattcatcgctgttcacacgggacgcgggaccagggctaaccgccgtgcaggtcccccgggggacgccgcaagtgttcagccgagctcggggaacgatagcccggcttcataacactcgtgcacccggggggggggcgtgcattgaatgaattcattcatcgctgttcacacgggacgcgggaccagggctaaccgccgtgcaggtcccccgggggacgccgcaagtgttcagccgagctcggggaacgatagc contains these protein-coding regions:
- the LOC117410017 gene encoding uncharacterized protein LOC117410017 encodes the protein MFLLKSFRKQGKRQLSLHRQLVQDHGQERLIPKNKLQCFNQQCETAIPELLDLCESAPSNACTLVGLLCGRLLLHNGHRRGVVMNMSLLDFDGAKAYTGEFHISVSNHKMAATFGKAVLVVSTLEHQWLLRYAAMRHKLPGYSYKPTTFFFTNKGNPIKKIGRAISKAWKYWGLGDDITTGMIRSAVVTYTWATHNEVNKTAVSRHMAHSLRTQESFYVHDQAPADHQRARRLIGESLELTDSLPPLVAHSASTEDTCLNAPSQDLSDFNKVL